Proteins encoded by one window of Drosophila melanogaster chromosome X:
- the ssx gene encoding sister-of-Sex-lethal, isoform D, which produces MSNADKMQDQEHDDEQSSDIEGSGDNVGRDDGTDDDDDSNGNMQQENGDGGNGGDGQEHSGDEEQHHSQDNEGNDNSAGQQQQMQQVDRTSATNLIINYLPQDMTDRELYNLFSGCGPINTCKIMRDFKTGYSFGYGFVDYKTESDSEDAIQKLNGFYVRNKRLKVSYARPGGQSIKDTNLYVINLSRNINDDMLDRIFSPYGLIVQRNILRDKLTGRPRGVAFVRYNKREEAQEAIKALNNTVPEGGSQPIWVRLAEEHGKAKAAQFMAQIGGGNGGGGGGPPHMGPGGPMHPPHHHNNHHHNNHHNPHMPPHHHQPQHPHQHPQHHPQLHHMQHHHPNNHNNNHPNNHHHNNNNNNHHNMGGPHPHHMQQMHPMGMNMGMGVNMGMGMGMGMPIHGGGGGGGGGGGGGGGGNFHHMAHRGEVFMLPLPICSRFPSQPHPVGNGICHSPNKNSRFRLSRRPQASRTTIRYIAHSVADPVPTPTT; this is translated from the exons ATGTCCAACGCGGATAAGATGCAGGACCAGGAGCACGACGACGAGCAGTCCTCCGACATAGAG GGATCCGGCGACAATGTGGGCCGTGATGACGGCaccgacgatgacgacgacagCAACGGCAACATGCAGCAGGAGAATGGAGATGGCGGCAACGGTGGCGACGGCCAGGAGCACTCTGGCGACGAGGAGCAACACCACAGCCAGGACAACGAGGGCAACGATAACTCCGCaggccaacagcagcaaatgcAGCAAGTGGACCGAACCAGCGCCACCAATCTGATCATCAATTACTTGCCACAGGACATGACCGACCGCGAACTGTACAACCTCTTTAGCGGCTGCGGGCCCATCAACACCTGCAAGATAATGCGCGACTTCAAG ACCGGATATAGCTTCGGCTACGGCTTCGTGGACTACAAAACGGAGTCGGACTCGGAGGACGCCATCCAGAAGCTAAATGGCTTCTATGTGCGCAACAAGCGATTAAAG GTGTCGTATGCTCGACCGGGTGGGCAGTCCATTAAGGATACGAATTTGTACGTCATCAACCTGTCGCGAAACATCAACGACGACATGCTCGACCGCATCTTCTCGCCCTATGGCCTGATTGTTCAGCGAAACATCCTGCGGGATAAGCTCACTGGACGACCGCGCGGCGTTGCTTTTGTGCG TTACAATAAGCGCGAGGAAGCTCAAGAGGCGATCAAGGCGCTGAACAACACGGTGCCGGAGGGCGGATCCCAGCCAATCTGGGTACGACTCGCCGAGGAACACGGCAAGGCCAAGGCGGCCCAGTTTATGGCCCAGATCGGAGGTGGCAATGGTGGCGGAGGCGGTGGTCCGCCCCACATGGGCCCAGGTGGACCGATGCACCCACCTCATCACCACAATAATCACCATCACAACAACCACCACAATCCGCATATGCCGccgcatcatcatcagccGCAGCATCCACACCAGCATCCGCAGCACCATCCGCAGCTGCACCACATGCAGCACCACCATcccaacaaccacaacaacaatcacCCCAACAACCACCAtcataacaacaacaacaacaaccaccacAACATGGGCGGCCCGCATCCGCACCACATGCAGCAAATGCACCCGATGGGCATGAACATGGGCATGGGCGTAAACATgggaatgggcatgggcatgggcatgccCATTCACggaggcggcggtggtggtggtggcggcggcggtggaggcggtggtggtAACTTCCACCACATGGCGCACAGAG GTGAAGTGTTCATGCTGCCATTGCCGATTTGCAGCCGATTCCCCAGCCAGCCGCATCCCGTAGGCAATGGCATTTGCCACAGCCCCAACAAGAACAGCAGATTCCGTTTAAGCCGCCGCCCGCAAGCCTCCAGAACAACCATCAGATATATTGCGCATTCGGTGGCAGATCCCGTTCCCACTCCGACTACCTAG
- the ssx gene encoding sister-of-Sex-lethal, isoform C — protein sequence MSNADKMQDQEHDDEQSSDIEGSGDNVGRDDGTDDDDDSNGNMQQENGDGGNGGDGQEHSGDEEQHHSQDNEGNDNSAGQQQQMQQVDRTSATNLIINYLPQDMTDRELYNLFSGCGPINTCKIMRDFKLTLPSALYARQRNRPDIASATASWTTKRSRTRRTPSRS from the exons ATGTCCAACGCGGATAAGATGCAGGACCAGGAGCACGACGACGAGCAGTCCTCCGACATAGAG GGATCCGGCGACAATGTGGGCCGTGATGACGGCaccgacgatgacgacgacagCAACGGCAACATGCAGCAGGAGAATGGAGATGGCGGCAACGGTGGCGACGGCCAGGAGCACTCTGGCGACGAGGAGCAACACCACAGCCAGGACAACGAGGGCAACGATAACTCCGCaggccaacagcagcaaatgcAGCAAGTGGACCGAACCAGCGCCACCAATCTGATCATCAATTACTTGCCACAGGACATGACCGACCGCGAACTGTACAACCTCTTTAGCGGCTGCGGGCCCATCAACACCTGCAAGATAATGCGCGACTTCAAG CTTACACTCCCCTCTGCTTTGTATGCCCGCCAACGGAACAGACCGGATATAGCTTCGGCTACGGCTTCGTGGACTACAAAACGGAGTCGGACTCGGAGGACGCCATCCAGAAGCTAA
- the CG3719 gene encoding uncharacterized protein — protein sequence MLKIAAEGIAPRLAAACCSIGAKSRGQRMAPQAARGTQKYLSQSQHLHKMLVIKDHYEFDQKVINSDNPVIVNFHAEWCDPCKILTPKMLELLENSNEIDLAVIDVETNLDLVETFEVKAVPAVLAFRNGVVVDKFIGLVDANSIETLIDKLKRKQQQKQ from the exons ATGCTGAAGATCGCCGCCGAGGGAATCGCGCCACGTCTGGCGGCGGCCTGTTGCTCCATTGGAGCGAAGAGCAGAGGCCAAAGAATGGCGCCCCAGGCGGCCAGGGGCACCCAGAAGTACCTGTCGCAGTCGCAGCACCTCCACAAAATGCTGGTCATCAAAGACCACTACGAGTTCGATCAGAAG GTGATCAACAGCGACAACCCGGTGATCGTGAACTTCCACGCCGAGTGGTGCGACCCCTGTAAGATACTCACGCCCAAGATGCTCGAGCTGCTTGAGAACTCGAACGAGATCGACCTGGCGGTCATCGATGTGGAGACGAACCTGGATCTCGTCGAGACCTTCGAGGTGAAGGCCGTGCCCGCTGTTCTGGCCTTCAGGAACGGCGTCGTAGTGGACAAGTTCATTGGTCTGGTCGACGCCAACAGCATCGAGACCCTAATCGACAAACTGAAGCGGAAGCAACAGCAGAAGCAGTAG
- the CG14770 gene encoding uncharacterized protein, which yields MLKLAITCLALLAVSGALKIHDYHQGHEEYEHHDHHEHHEPEHHVKYEPEHEETELHHEVDHKHATSHQSVKFHHYHAVPVYIKKEDQHLVKKPIEIGGTKQKLKILHPKSEHNHNHGLVLENHSESHHEHGHYEEPVHHSEHYEHYSHHE from the exons ATGCTCAAGTTGGCT ATTACCTGCCTGGCCCTTCTGGCCGTTAGTGGAGCTCTGAAGATCCACGACTACCACCAGGGGCACGAGGAGTACGAGCACCACGACCATCATGAGCACCACGAGCCGGAGCACCATGTGAAGTACGAGCCGGAGCACGAGGAGACGGAGCTGCACCACGAGGTGGACCACAAGCACGCCACCTCGCACCAGAGCGTCAAGTTCCACCACTACCATGCCGTGCCCGTCTACATCAAGAAGGAGGACCAGCACCTGGTGAAAAAGCCTATCGAGATCGGCGGCACCAAGCAGAAGCTGAAGATCCTGCACCCGAAGAGTGAGCACAACCACAACCACGGACTGGTGCTCGAAAACCACAGCGAGTCGCACCACGAGCACGGCCACTACGAGGAGCCGGTGCACCACTCGGAGCACTACGAGCACTACTCGCACCACGAGTAG
- the ssx gene encoding sister-of-Sex-lethal, isoform E: protein MSNADKMQDQEHDDEQSSDIEGSGDNVGRDDGTDDDDDSNGNMQQENGDGGNGGDGQEHSGDEEQHHSQDNEGNDNSAGQQQQMQQVDRTSATNLIINYLPQDMTDRELYNLFSGCGPINTCKIMRDFKTGYSFGYGFVDYKTESDSEDAIQKLNGFYVRNKRLKVSYARPGGQSIKDTNLYVINLSRNINDDMLDRIFSPYGLIVQRNILRDKLTGRPRGVAFVRYNKREEAQEAIKALNNTVPEGGSQPIWVRLAEEHGKAKAAQFMAQIGGGNGGGGGGPPHMGPGGPMHPPHHHNNHHHNNHHNPHMPPHHHQPQHPHQHPQHHPQLHHMQHHHPNNHNNNHPNNHHHNNNNNNHHNMGGPHPHHMQQMHPMGMNMGMGVNMGMGMGMGMPIHGGGGGGGGGGGGGGGGNFHHMAHRGRSNRTTRSQKPHPYNHAQKFI from the exons ATGTCCAACGCGGATAAGATGCAGGACCAGGAGCACGACGACGAGCAGTCCTCCGACATAGAG GGATCCGGCGACAATGTGGGCCGTGATGACGGCaccgacgatgacgacgacagCAACGGCAACATGCAGCAGGAGAATGGAGATGGCGGCAACGGTGGCGACGGCCAGGAGCACTCTGGCGACGAGGAGCAACACCACAGCCAGGACAACGAGGGCAACGATAACTCCGCaggccaacagcagcaaatgcAGCAAGTGGACCGAACCAGCGCCACCAATCTGATCATCAATTACTTGCCACAGGACATGACCGACCGCGAACTGTACAACCTCTTTAGCGGCTGCGGGCCCATCAACACCTGCAAGATAATGCGCGACTTCAAG ACCGGATATAGCTTCGGCTACGGCTTCGTGGACTACAAAACGGAGTCGGACTCGGAGGACGCCATCCAGAAGCTAAATGGCTTCTATGTGCGCAACAAGCGATTAAAG GTGTCGTATGCTCGACCGGGTGGGCAGTCCATTAAGGATACGAATTTGTACGTCATCAACCTGTCGCGAAACATCAACGACGACATGCTCGACCGCATCTTCTCGCCCTATGGCCTGATTGTTCAGCGAAACATCCTGCGGGATAAGCTCACTGGACGACCGCGCGGCGTTGCTTTTGTGCG TTACAATAAGCGCGAGGAAGCTCAAGAGGCGATCAAGGCGCTGAACAACACGGTGCCGGAGGGCGGATCCCAGCCAATCTGGGTACGACTCGCCGAGGAACACGGCAAGGCCAAGGCGGCCCAGTTTATGGCCCAGATCGGAGGTGGCAATGGTGGCGGAGGCGGTGGTCCGCCCCACATGGGCCCAGGTGGACCGATGCACCCACCTCATCACCACAATAATCACCATCACAACAACCACCACAATCCGCATATGCCGccgcatcatcatcagccGCAGCATCCACACCAGCATCCGCAGCACCATCCGCAGCTGCACCACATGCAGCACCACCATcccaacaaccacaacaacaatcacCCCAACAACCACCAtcataacaacaacaacaacaaccaccacAACATGGGCGGCCCGCATCCGCACCACATGCAGCAAATGCACCCGATGGGCATGAACATGGGCATGGGCGTAAACATgggaatgggcatgggcatgggcatgccCATTCACggaggcggcggtggtggtggtggcggcggcggtggaggcggtggtggtAACTTCCACCACATGGCGCACAGAGGTAGATCAAATAGAACAACACGATCTCAAAAACCGCATCCATATAACCATGCacagaaatttatttaa
- the AMPKalpha gene encoding AMP-activated protein kinase alpha subunit, isoform B, which yields MPQMRAAAAEAVAAGSANGQPLVKIGHYLLGATLGTGTFGKVKIGEHQITRVKVAVKILNRQKIKSLDVVGKIRREIQNLKLFRHPHIIKLYQVISTPSDIFMIMEYVSGGELFDYIVKHGKLQEHQARRFFQQIISGVDYCHRHMIVHRDLKPENLLLDHNMHVKIADFGLSNMMLDGEFLRTSCGSPNYAAPEVISGKLYAGPEVDIWSCGVILYALLCGTLPFDDEHVPTLFRKIKSGIFPIPEYLNKQVVNLVCQMLQVDPLKRANIEEIKKHEWFQKDLPAYLFPSSIEQDSNVIDTYAVAEVCTKFGVKETEVHNSLLSGDPHDQLAIAYHLIIDNKRFADDAANQINEINNFFVAGSPPPPPPPPVPQSSMDHQAPLATVTVGGGTSASSGTATPVPPVAGGTPSSTIPIRPHPERIAPMRDRQLAMSVQTSGGGAFPEKTARGGTPIKRAKWHLGIRSQSKPNDIMLEVYRAMKALSYEWKIINPYHVRVRRQNVKTGKFSKMSLQLYQVDAKSYLLDFKSLTNDEVEQGDDVIMESLTPPPLSVSGVMPLQPTGHHTMEFFEMCAALIIQLAR from the exons ATGCCCCAGATGAGGGCTGCGGCCGCTGAGGCGGTGGCCGCCGGCAGCGCCAATGGCCAGCCGCTGGTCAAGATTGGGCACTACCTACTGGGCGCAACCCTGGGAACGGGAACCTTCGGCAAGGTGAAGATCGGCGAGCACCAGATCACACGCGTCAAGGTGGCCGTCAAGATACTCAATCGTCAGAAGATCAAAAGCCTGGACGTCGTGGGCAAGATCCGGCGTGAGATCCAGAACCTAAAGCTCTTCCGCCATCCGCACATCATCAAGTTGTACCAG GTCATATCGACGCCGTCGGACATCTTCATGATCATGGAGTACGTGAGCGGCGGGGAGCTGTTCGACTATATTGTGAAGCACGGCAAGCTGCAGGAGCACCAAGCGCGCCGCTTTTTTCAGCAGATTATCTCTGGCGTGGACTATTGCCACCGGCACATGATCGTGCATCGAGACCTGAAGCCAGAGAACCTGCTGCTCGACCACAACATGCACGTGAAGATCGCCGACTTTGGGCTCTCGAACATGATGCTGGACGGCGAGTTCCTGCGCACCTCGTGCGGCTCGCCCAACTACGCGGCGCCCGAGGTGATTTCCGGCAAGCTGTACGCCGGTCCCGAGGTGGACATCTGGTCGTGCGGCGTCATCCTGTACGCCCTGCTGTGCGGGACGCTGCCCTTTGACGACGAGCATGTGCCTACGCTGTTTCGCAAGATCAAGTCGGGCATTTTCCCCATTCCCGAGTACCTCAACAAACAAGTGGTCAATCTGGTCTGTCAGATGCTGCAAGTGGACCCGCTCAAGCGGGCCAACATCGAGGAAATCAAGAAGCACGAGTGGTTCCAAAAGGACCTCCCGGCCTACCTCTTCCCCTCGTCCATCGAGCAGGACTCCAATGTGATCGACACCTACGCTGTGGCAGAGGTCTGCACCAAGTTCGGCGTCAAGGAGACCGAGGTGCACAACTCGCTGCTCAGCGGCGATCCGCACGATCAGCTGGCCATCGCTTACCATCTGATCATCGACAACAAACGCTTCGCCGACGACGCGGCCAACCAAATAAACGAGATCAACAACTTCTTTGTGGCCGGctctccaccaccgccgccgcctccgcccGTTCCCCAATCATCGATGGACCACCAAGCCCCTCTGGCCACCGTGACCGTTGGCGGAGGTACCTCAGCCAGCTCGGGCACCGCCACACCAGTGCCACCAGTGGCTGGAGGCACGCCTAGCAGCACCATACCCATTCGACCGCATCCGGAGCGGATTGCGCCGATGCGGGACCGTCAACTGGCCATGTCCGTGCAGACATCTGGCGGCGGAGCCTTCCCGGAGAAAACCGCACGTGGCGGCACTCCCATCAAGCGCGCCAAGTGGCATCTGGGCATCCGGTCGCAGAGCAAGCCCAACGACATAATGCTCGAGGTATACCGAGCGATGAAGGCACTCAGCTACGAGTGGAAGATCATCAATCCGTACCACGTTCGGGTGCGCAGGCAGAACGTGAAGACCGGCAAGTTCTCGAAGATGTCACTGCAGCTGTACCAGGTGGACGCCAAGAGCTATCTGCTCGACTTCAAGTCGCTGACCAACGACGAGGTCGAGCAGGGCGACGACGTCATCATGGAGAGCCTTACTCCGCCGCCGCTTAGCGTGTCCGGGGTGATGCCGCTGCAGCCGACCGGCCACCACACCATGGAGTTTTTCGAAATGTGCGCCGCCCTGATCATTCAACTGGCTCGCTAA